In Paludibacter propionicigenes WB4, the genomic window TATCAAGAGACGACGTTTTTAAGAAATATGTTTTTCATTCTAAAGAAGATAATCCTAATTGGACGAGAAGTCAGCATCGTACTCATGCGAAAAAAATGACTAACAATAATCCTTTTAAAAATAGCACATATATTGAGATTTTTCATAAAGGTTTCTTTGAAGACTTTTCATCACAATTTGGAGTTTTAAGCTTAACCGGAAATCCGGAAAATGAAAGAATGTGGATTGAATACGCTAATAATCATCAAGGGTTTTGTATTGGATTTAATTCAGAGATTTTATTTAAATATCTTGGTGGTGGAAGAGTTGTAAGGTATTATCACGAATTACCAATAATATATCCAACACCCAAACATTCAGTCAACACCCAAATGAATTTAGAAATATATTCTAAGAAAATTCAATATATAGAAGAGGAAGAATATAGAACACATAGATTTTCCAACGATTTATTAACGGAAGAAGAACGACACATAATTCTCCCAGTAGAAGCATTTAATTGTTTGATTTTAGGAAGAGACATGACTCCTGAAAACAAAGAAGATATAAAGAATTCAATTCCTGAAATTATGAGAAATCTAAGAATAATTGAAATATAGACAAAAAACACCGCTTCCGCGCGATTGTATCGCGTGGGAAAGCTAAGGAGGATTGGCGGTAGTTTATGGTTAGCCACACGATAGAATGGTGCGGCAGCATTGGTGCAGCTGTTTTTATTTGACTTTATATTCTCAATATGTAACAACTTCTATTATAATAATTTTTATAGTTGTATATATAACTCCTATTGTAAATGTCAAATTTATGTTATATTTTTGTGCTGAAATAATAGAGGTTAAATTTTGGTAGATATAAACGTTGAAGAACAATGAGGAAATTAATTTTTACACTTGCTTTTATAGCAACTATGGTGAGTACAACGGGTGCTCAAAACAAGCGTAACGCAATAGGGTTTCGTTATGGAAACGGAGGGGAATTCACCTATCAACGTTTTCTCGGGAGTTCTAACCGATTGGAAGTGGACTTGGGCGTGAACAGTTGGAATGCAGGCAGTGGTGATACAGGTACTTGTCTGACCGGAATCTATCAATGGGTTTGGGATATCAATAAATCTGATGCAGGTTTTAAGTGGTATCTGGGAGTCGGTCCGCAATTTGGTATTCTAAAGGATGGTAATGCACTTGGTGCACTGGGTCAGCTGGGTCTTGAGTATAACTTTACAATACCGTTGCAGCTTTCGGTTGATTATCGTCCGGGATGGTATTGCTTGCCAAAAAATTTTGGAGGATCATTCGAGGATCTTTCCGTAAGTGTTCGTTATCGGTTTTGATATCGAAAACGCTATATTAATACTCAAAAGAGGCTTATCCAATAAGTGTTTTTTTTGAACGCAAATGTTGTTTCTGTAAATATGGCTATATTAGCTATTTATAATTTGTGTTTATTTGCGAACCAGCGGTCAGCGTAGCTAAATTTGCGTTCCTTTTTTCTTTTGAAACACACCGCTCCCGCGAGATTGTATCGCATGGTAATGCTAAGGAGCAATAGGCGGTAAGTTTATGGTTTGCCACACGATAGAATCGTGCGACAGCGAAGATGCTGATAGACATACTTAATAGATACTTAATAAAGAAAAACATGAGCAATAGAAAGAATTTAATGATTACCATGATGCACTGGGAATGTAGTGACGCACAAATCTTATTAAAATTAAATGGAATTGAGTCGGAAATGGATACTGTATTAATGGCAGAAGCCGATTGCCCTTTTCATGTCTCAGGATGTGCTAAATTATCTGTCAGTGAAGAAAATTATGAACTCGGATTGAAAATATTAAAAGAACATGGATTTGACACAGACAATGAATTTATGAATGAAAGTCTTTATGTTGAATCCGTTTTTCCGAAATGATAACTAAAGAAAAAACTCCTACCGCTCCCGCGCGATTATATCGCGTGGAAATACAAAAAAGAAAGGTTTTGGAGATTAGTTGATGGTTTGCCACACGATAGAATCGTGCGGC contains:
- a CDS encoding DUF2971 domain-containing protein; the protein is MPYNTPYPTILYKYRDWDRTLHKSIITQREVYLAPPSSFTDEDDCRIPIRFDLLSRDDVFKKYVFHSKEDNPNWTRSQHRTHAKKMTNNNPFKNSTYIEIFHKGFFEDFSSQFGVLSLTGNPENERMWIEYANNHQGFCIGFNSEILFKYLGGGRVVRYYHELPIIYPTPKHSVNTQMNLEIYSKKIQYIEEEEYRTHRFSNDLLTEEERHIILPVEAFNCLILGRDMTPENKEDIKNSIPEIMRNLRIIEI